Proteins encoded in a region of the Paenibacillus sp. W2I17 genome:
- a CDS encoding DMT family transporter yields MIERNTLEKPSKFSDPIFVMLVASLCCLLWGSAYPSIKLGYIAFNILPEDIASKYVFAGYRFTLAGLLLLLLSRIVRKEKLQLSRPQWTGLIMLGILQTSLQYMFFYVGVANTTGVKGSIMNATTTFFSVVLAHFIYKNDKLSRNKIVGCLLGFVGVIIVNFHTDLLAFSFSFTGEGFVIIAALVFSVTALYAKRLTATIDVLIITGVSLFVGGLVLTLLGLLLGGRVTHFTLESTSNLIYLALLSSVAFCLWNMLLKYNKVGRVSVYNFLIPVFGALLSALFLGGKRFLN; encoded by the coding sequence GTGATAGAGAGAAATACCCTTGAGAAACCGAGTAAATTTAGTGATCCCATTTTTGTCATGCTCGTGGCAAGCCTGTGTTGCTTGTTATGGGGAAGTGCGTACCCATCCATCAAACTTGGATATATCGCGTTTAACATTCTGCCGGAAGATATTGCTTCCAAGTATGTATTTGCAGGATATCGATTTACACTGGCGGGCTTGCTGCTCTTGCTCCTGTCTCGTATCGTTAGAAAAGAGAAGCTCCAATTGTCCAGACCTCAGTGGACAGGCCTCATCATGTTAGGTATATTACAAACCAGTTTGCAATATATGTTTTTCTACGTTGGCGTAGCCAATACAACGGGTGTCAAAGGCTCCATTATGAACGCAACTACGACCTTTTTCAGTGTTGTTCTGGCCCATTTCATCTATAAAAACGACAAATTAAGCAGAAATAAAATTGTTGGCTGCTTGCTCGGATTTGTTGGTGTAATCATCGTAAACTTCCATACGGATCTGCTTGCTTTTTCCTTTTCATTCACAGGCGAAGGGTTCGTTATTATAGCAGCACTTGTTTTTTCCGTTACGGCCCTTTACGCAAAACGTCTCACCGCTACGATCGATGTTCTGATCATAACAGGTGTCAGCTTATTCGTTGGGGGACTGGTGCTTACGCTGTTAGGTCTATTGCTCGGCGGTCGGGTTACTCATTTCACCTTGGAATCCACCAGTAACTTGATCTACCTGGCCTTGCTGTCATCCGTCGCATTTTGTTTGTGGAATATGCTTCTCAAGTACAACAAGGTCGGAAGAGTGTCTGTCTATAACTTCCTAATCCCTGTGTTTGGAGCTTTATTATCAGCGTTATTCCTGGGGGGGAAACGATTCTTGAACTGA
- a CDS encoding LacI family DNA-binding transcriptional regulator — protein sequence MTTIKDVAQLAGVSVATVSRVINDRGYVHADTRKKVEDAVKALNFSPNEVARSLYKRKSKLIGLLLPDIANPYFPQLARGVEDRMQEQDYRLIFGNSDEDERKEQDYIQTFIQNNVVGVISSTNYPHSSIYEKLKIPVVFLDRTSLDRPSVYADGREGGRLAAREIIKRGSRRITVMQGPSQIRPAQDRFEGAIEIIRDAGLDYRVIQTTSFSINEAGVWAEELFRKYADTDGIIASNDIAAMAVLHEASRIGRKVPDDVQVIGFDDIPMSSLLSPALSTIHQPAYEMGREAAGLLIQLVEQAAIENKNIQLPVSFIERGTTRKVRSDG from the coding sequence ATGACAACAATTAAAGACGTAGCTCAACTGGCTGGCGTATCTGTTGCCACCGTATCCAGAGTCATTAATGATAGAGGTTATGTTCATGCCGACACACGCAAGAAAGTGGAAGATGCTGTGAAGGCGCTTAATTTTTCGCCAAATGAAGTGGCCCGCTCATTATATAAGCGCAAGTCCAAACTGATTGGCCTGTTGTTGCCGGATATTGCCAACCCTTACTTCCCGCAGTTGGCCCGCGGCGTAGAGGACCGGATGCAGGAGCAGGATTACAGACTGATATTTGGAAATAGTGATGAGGATGAACGGAAGGAGCAGGATTACATCCAGACGTTTATCCAGAACAACGTGGTCGGTGTGATCTCTTCAACGAACTACCCTCATTCTTCAATATATGAAAAACTGAAGATTCCCGTGGTGTTTCTGGACAGAACCTCACTGGATCGTCCATCCGTGTATGCGGACGGCAGGGAAGGTGGAAGACTAGCTGCAAGGGAGATTATCAAACGCGGCAGTCGCCGGATTACAGTTATGCAGGGACCTTCACAGATCAGACCCGCTCAGGATCGTTTTGAAGGGGCGATTGAAATCATCCGTGATGCTGGGTTAGACTACCGGGTAATCCAGACGACCTCATTTTCAATTAACGAGGCAGGGGTATGGGCTGAAGAATTATTCAGAAAGTATGCGGACACAGACGGCATCATTGCCAGCAATGACATCGCAGCCATGGCAGTACTACATGAGGCATCACGGATCGGAAGAAAGGTTCCTGATGACGTACAAGTGATTGGTTTCGATGATATTCCGATGAGCAGCCTGTTATCGCCGGCATTGTCCACCATTCATCAGCCAGCATACGAGATGGGAAGAGAAGCGGCGGGATTACTTATCCAGCTTGTGGAACAAGCTGCAATAGAGAATAAAAACATACAGTTGCCCGTAAGTTTCATCGAACGGGGCACTACGAGAAAGGTGAGATCAGATGGCTAA
- the rbsD gene encoding D-ribose pyranase, whose translation MKRNGMLNSHISKILSDLGHTDMIAIADAGLPVPDGVLKIDLALKLGTPSFREVVEAITEDMIIEKVIVAEEIREGNPVAMQFITEKFGVEAIDASVSHEQFKALTRQVKAVIRTGEATPYANCILQSGVHFG comes from the coding sequence ATGAAAAGAAATGGCATGTTGAATAGTCACATTTCCAAGATTCTGTCTGATCTGGGCCATACGGACATGATTGCGATCGCGGATGCAGGTCTGCCGGTACCGGACGGGGTACTCAAAATTGACCTGGCCCTCAAACTGGGAACACCAAGTTTTCGCGAAGTGGTGGAAGCGATCACTGAAGATATGATCATTGAGAAAGTCATTGTGGCTGAAGAGATTCGCGAAGGCAATCCTGTAGCCATGCAATTCATTACAGAGAAATTCGGAGTAGAAGCAATCGATGCTTCCGTCAGCCACGAACAATTCAAAGCATTAACCCGGCAGGTGAAAGCGGTCATCCGCACAGGTGAAGCCACACCCTATGCCAATTGCATTTTACAATCGGGAGTCCATTTCGGTTAA
- a CDS encoding sugar ABC transporter ATP-binding protein encodes MHIQMQDIHKAFGTNQVLSGVDFELKDGEVHALMGENGAGKSTLMNILIGLHQRDQGTITIDGEENYFASPKEAEKLGITFIHQELNVWPEMTVLDNLFIGKELTSSIGLLNTRQMRALAKEQFAKLSVDIPLERPAGECSVGQQQMIEIAKALMTDAKVIIMDEPTAALTEREIQKLFGVISSLKKEGVSIVYISHRMEEIFTICDRITIMRDGRTVDTQAIPQTSFDDVVRKMVGRELTERYPVRNPSYGEVVLEVRNASSKGLFENINFTVRAGEILGFSGLMGSGRTEIMRTIFGLDTLDSGEIFIRGKKANIRKPADAVKHGIGFITEDRKDEGLVLDFSIRENMALPNLFSFSSKGFISASKEQDFVDTLIKRLQIKTQSSETAARNLSGGNQQKVVIAKWVGIGPSVLILDEPTRGVDVGAKREIYELMNELTDRGVAIIMVSSELPEVLGMSDRIAVVHEGHISGEVARDVATQEHIMTLATGGQ; translated from the coding sequence ATGCACATTCAGATGCAAGACATTCATAAAGCGTTTGGAACGAATCAGGTGCTGAGCGGAGTGGATTTTGAACTAAAGGATGGTGAAGTTCATGCCCTGATGGGGGAGAATGGAGCCGGCAAATCCACACTGATGAATATTCTGATTGGTCTTCATCAGCGTGATCAGGGAACCATTACCATAGACGGAGAAGAAAACTATTTTGCAAGTCCGAAAGAAGCAGAGAAACTGGGTATCACCTTTATCCATCAGGAGCTGAATGTATGGCCTGAAATGACGGTGCTGGATAATCTATTTATTGGTAAGGAACTGACATCATCCATCGGGTTGCTTAATACAAGACAAATGAGAGCGCTTGCCAAAGAACAGTTCGCCAAGCTTTCCGTAGACATACCACTGGAACGTCCTGCGGGAGAGTGCTCTGTCGGGCAGCAACAGATGATTGAAATTGCCAAAGCGCTAATGACAGATGCCAAGGTCATCATAATGGACGAGCCAACAGCAGCACTTACAGAGCGCGAGATCCAGAAGCTGTTTGGTGTAATCAGCTCGCTGAAGAAGGAAGGCGTATCCATCGTGTATATTTCTCACCGAATGGAGGAGATATTCACGATCTGTGACCGGATTACCATCATGCGTGACGGAAGAACGGTGGACACGCAAGCTATTCCGCAGACAAGCTTTGATGATGTGGTTCGGAAAATGGTAGGTCGTGAACTTACCGAGCGTTATCCTGTCCGGAATCCTTCTTATGGTGAAGTTGTCCTCGAAGTAAGGAATGCAAGCAGCAAAGGTCTATTTGAGAATATTAACTTCACCGTGAGAGCGGGGGAAATACTCGGTTTCTCAGGACTCATGGGTTCTGGGCGAACAGAGATCATGAGAACCATCTTTGGTTTGGATACGTTGGATAGCGGTGAAATCTTCATTCGCGGCAAAAAAGCGAACATTCGTAAACCGGCAGATGCAGTGAAACATGGAATCGGGTTTATTACAGAAGACCGCAAGGATGAAGGGCTGGTATTAGACTTCTCTATTCGCGAGAATATGGCGTTGCCAAATCTGTTCAGTTTCTCAAGCAAAGGTTTCATCTCAGCTTCGAAAGAACAAGACTTCGTAGATACACTGATCAAACGTCTACAGATCAAAACACAATCCTCCGAGACGGCGGCAAGAAATCTATCGGGGGGTAACCAGCAGAAGGTGGTTATCGCGAAATGGGTTGGGATCGGACCAAGCGTACTTATCCTGGATGAACCCACGCGCGGAGTGGATGTCGGAGCGAAGCGCGAAATCTATGAATTGATGAATGAACTGACAGACCGTGGCGTTGCAATCATCATGGTATCGTCGGAGCTACCTGAAGTGCTTGGCATGAGCGACCGGATCGCGGTTGTGCATGAAGGACACATTAGTGGCGAGGTTGCAAGGGACGTAGCAACACAAGAACACATTATGACATTGGCCACAGGGGGACAGTGA
- a CDS encoding cupin domain-containing protein, which produces MAKHEEVKDGGIFPVGEKNEAFSQYFIGQSYLQSLVADPKVNVGVGNVTFEPGCRNNWHIHRGGFQLLLVTGGEGWYQEEGKPAQFLKAGDVIVTHDGVKHWHGAAKDSWFEHIAITAGTPEWLEPVTDEVYGEL; this is translated from the coding sequence ATGGCTAAACATGAAGAAGTTAAAGATGGAGGGATATTCCCGGTAGGAGAAAAAAACGAAGCATTTTCGCAATATTTCATAGGGCAAAGTTATCTCCAATCCTTGGTTGCTGATCCCAAAGTGAATGTGGGTGTTGGGAATGTAACGTTTGAACCGGGATGCAGAAATAACTGGCATATCCATCGCGGTGGATTTCAGCTGTTGTTAGTGACTGGTGGGGAAGGTTGGTATCAGGAAGAAGGAAAGCCTGCTCAATTCCTCAAAGCCGGCGATGTTATTGTGACTCATGATGGTGTGAAACACTGGCATGGGGCCGCTAAAGATAGTTGGTTTGAACACATTGCAATCACTGCAGGTACACCGGAATGGTTGGAACCTGTTACAGATGAAGTTTATGGGGAGTTATAA
- a CDS encoding TetR/AcrR family transcriptional regulator, which translates to MVITIVSITDRRILKSQEAIKSAFIKLMNEKPFDTITMQDISDHANVGRRTIYHHYSDKFDLLDKLIEEHIDELRKLCKEASDLDFIESNVLWFDYFEVHYSFFSAMLLSKGAPFFRNRFLALVIEELEDEVNVTEGKNKGLTKEVILTFFGTAIVGIVESYFTNGLPRQPHIVAEQVGILLERNL; encoded by the coding sequence ATGGTGATTACTATCGTTTCTATCACAGATCGAAGAATACTTAAGTCTCAGGAAGCGATCAAATCCGCTTTTATCAAACTCATGAACGAGAAACCTTTTGATACCATTACAATGCAAGATATCTCTGATCATGCAAATGTCGGCCGCAGAACGATATACCATCACTATTCGGACAAATTTGACTTGCTGGATAAATTAATCGAAGAACATATCGATGAACTAAGGAAATTGTGCAAGGAAGCATCCGATCTTGATTTTATAGAAAGCAATGTGCTGTGGTTCGATTATTTTGAAGTTCACTATTCATTCTTCTCGGCTATGTTACTGAGTAAAGGAGCCCCTTTTTTCCGCAATCGCTTCCTGGCACTTGTCATTGAAGAACTGGAAGATGAGGTGAATGTAACGGAGGGAAAAAATAAAGGACTAACGAAAGAAGTTATTCTCACGTTCTTTGGTACAGCAATCGTTGGCATCGTGGAATCCTATTTCACGAATGGATTACCCCGTCAACCTCACATTGTCGCAGAACAAGTTGGGATTTTATTAGAAAGGAATCTATAA
- the rbsK gene encoding ribokinase: MAKICVIGSSSMDLVVTSSRRPGAGETVLGDSFKTVPGGKGANQAVAAARLGAEVAMIGRVGDDAFGKDILENFRTNAVNTQNVKPVTHLESGTAHIILAEGDNSIVVVEAANREVTPAYVDEAAEVIRDADIVLIQQEIPEETVVHVSTLCAEFGTPLLLNPAPARTLPQEVIDNAAYITPNEHEAEILFQGMSPAQALRQYPNKLFITEGSKGVRYFDGAEEILVPTYKVEAIDTTGAGDTFNAAFAVALAEGKALQESIRFANRAASLSVTKFGAQGGMPTRDEVEESL, encoded by the coding sequence ATGGCTAAAATATGTGTAATTGGAAGCAGTTCGATGGATCTGGTTGTTACTTCGTCAAGACGGCCGGGGGCGGGTGAAACCGTTCTTGGCGATAGCTTCAAAACGGTTCCTGGCGGCAAGGGAGCCAATCAGGCTGTTGCTGCTGCACGATTGGGTGCCGAGGTTGCGATGATCGGCCGGGTAGGCGACGATGCCTTTGGCAAAGATATTTTAGAGAACTTTAGAACAAATGCTGTAAATACGCAAAATGTGAAACCGGTTACACATTTGGAAAGTGGAACGGCTCATATCATTCTGGCAGAAGGTGATAATAGTATCGTAGTGGTTGAAGCGGCGAATCGGGAAGTTACTCCTGCATATGTCGATGAAGCAGCTGAAGTGATCCGCGATGCAGATATCGTATTAATTCAGCAGGAAATTCCGGAGGAAACGGTTGTGCATGTGAGTACATTGTGTGCAGAATTCGGAACACCGCTGCTGCTTAATCCCGCTCCGGCGAGAACATTGCCGCAAGAAGTGATCGACAATGCCGCATATATCACGCCGAACGAGCATGAAGCCGAGATTTTGTTTCAGGGTATGAGTCCGGCACAGGCATTACGTCAGTATCCTAACAAATTGTTCATCACGGAGGGCAGTAAAGGTGTACGTTACTTTGATGGCGCTGAGGAAATTCTAGTCCCAACTTATAAAGTTGAGGCTATCGATACTACTGGGGCAGGGGATACGTTCAACGCCGCATTTGCAGTTGCTTTGGCTGAAGGAAAAGCGTTGCAAGAGAGTATACGCTTCGCCAATCGGGCTGCATCGTTGTCCGTCACCAAGTTCGGAGCGCAGGGCGGCATGCCAACGCGTGATGAAGTAGAGGAGAGTTTGTAA